GGCTCATCGAGCAGCAGGAGCTGAGGGTCAAGCATGAGGGCGCGGGCAAGAGCCAGCATCTGGCGCTGGCCTCCCGACAGGCTGCCGGCTCTCACCTTCGGTCGCCGCGCCAAATCGGGGAACAGGCCAAACATCTCGTCGATACGCGCCTGCCCGTCATCGCCGCGCGTGAAGGCGCCCATCTCCAGGTTCTCCCGAATGCTGAGGGACGGAAAGACGTTGGCGGACTGCGGGACGTAGCACAGGCCCTCCCGCACGACCCGCTCGGGGGCGTGCTGGGTGATGTCGGCGCCCCGAAAGGTGACGCTTCCGGTCCGCACCTGAACCAGTCCCACCACGGCTTTCATGAACGTGGACTTGCCGCAGCCGTTGGGACCGATGATGGTCACGATTTCCCCCTCGTTCACGACCAGGGAGACGCCGTGCAGGATCTCGGTTTCCCCGTAGCCGGCGACAATGTCGCGGGCCTCAAGCAGCGCCATGGACCATGCCGCCAAGATAGGCCTCCAGCACCTGCGGATCGCGCTGGACCTGCCGCGGCGATCCCTGGGCGATGACCGCGCCGTCGGCCATGACGATGACCGGGTCGCACAGGCGCGAGACGAGGTCCATGTCGTGCTCGATGAGCAGGAAGGTGACGCCGCGCTCGGCGCTGGCCCGCCGGATGTTGTCCGCCAGCGAGTTGAGCAGGGTGCGGTTGACGCCGGCGCCCGGCTCGTCGAGCAGCACGAGCTTCGGTTCCGCCATCAGCGTCCGCGCAAGCTCCAGCAGCTTCTTTTGGCCGGTGGAGAGGTTGCCGGCGTATTCGTCGGCCAGGTGCGCGAGATTGACGAACTCCAGCACTTCCAGCGCCCTGGACTCGATGCGGCGCTCCTCCCGAGCCACGGTCCAAGGCGTGAGCCACGCGGCCCACATGCGCTCGCCACGCTGATTCGCGGGCACCACCGCCAGGTTCTCGAGCACCGTCAACCGCTGGAACTCCCGGGGGATCTGAAACGTCCGCATGATGCCGAGGGCGAAAGTCTGGTGCGGCCGCAGACCGCTAATGTCGTGACCGTTGCAGAGAATCCGGCCGCTCGTGAGCGGCAGCGCCCCGGAGATTAGATTGAACAGCGTGGTCTTGCCCGCGCCGTTGGGACCGATGAGGCCGGTGATCGTGCCGGGCATCACGTCGAACGAACAGTGGTCGACGGCACGCACGCCGCCGAAGTCCTTCACTACGTCGCGGACTTGCAGCAGGGGGTCGGCCGCCATCATGAGGCCCCCGATTCTTCCTGCGAGTCGCGCAACCTACCGTAGCGCCGCACGACGGGTCGCCGTGCGGCGCTCAACTGCCAGAGTCGCGCACCACCGACCCAGCAGTCGTGGGCCGATCCGACTTCGGCTGGGCCGTCGCGTCGCTAACCCCTCCAAAGGCGCTTTCCCATGCTGATGCGCGGCTCGACCTGGTAGCCATGGCGCTCGTAGAACGCGACCGCTGCCTCATTGCCTGCCACGATCTGGAGGTTGACCTTGATGCACCCGAGCTCGGCAAGGCGGGCCTCGGCGTGGCGCAGCAGTCGGGAGCCGATGCCGCTCCTCCGTTGGTCCGGCAGCACGGCGAGGGAATAGATCCAGCCGCGGTGGCCGTCGTATCCGGCCATCACCGTGCCGACCACCGACTGGCCGAGCCGCGCGACGAAGAACAGCCCATCGCGTTGCTCCAGCTTTTTCCTGATGACCAGCGCCGGCGCGTTGTGCGGGCTGTCGTAGGCGAATACCTCGCGCCACAGGGCCGCGACCTGCTCGAAATCACGTG
This sequence is a window from Chloroflexota bacterium. Protein-coding genes within it:
- a CDS encoding ABC transporter ATP-binding protein, whose protein sequence is MAADPLLQVRDVVKDFGGVRAVDHCSFDVMPGTITGLIGPNGAGKTTLFNLISGALPLTSGRILCNGHDISGLRPHQTFALGIMRTFQIPREFQRLTVLENLAVVPANQRGERMWAAWLTPWTVAREERRIESRALEVLEFVNLAHLADEYAGNLSTGQKKLLELARTLMAEPKLVLLDEPGAGVNRTLLNSLADNIRRASAERGVTFLLIEHDMDLVSRLCDPVIVMADGAVIAQGSPRQVQRDPQVLEAYLGGMVHGAA
- a CDS encoding GNAT family acetyltransferase, whose protein sequence is MTALGAAAIDGFESSRDFEQVAALWREVFAYDSPHNAPALVIRKKLEQRDGLFFVARLGQSVVGTVMAGYDGHRGWIYSLAVLPDQRRSGIGSRLLRHAEARLAELGCIKVNLQIVAGNEAAVAFYERHGYQVEPRISMGKRLWRG
- a CDS encoding ABC transporter ATP-binding protein, which produces MALLEARDIVAGYGETEILHGVSLVVNEGEIVTIIGPNGCGKSTFMKAVVGLVQVRTGSVTFRGADITQHAPERVVREGLCYVPQSANVFPSLSIRENLEMGAFTRGDDGQARIDEMFGLFPDLARRPKVRAGSLSGGQRQMLALARALMLDPQLLLLDEPSAGLSPAIMGLVFERIRDINATGVALLLVEQQAREALQLSDRGYVMSGGEVRLEDRGPALLDNPEVARLYLGG